The Brasilonema sennae CENA114 genome includes a region encoding these proteins:
- a CDS encoding FAD-dependent oxidoreductase — protein sequence MIKRVVIVGAGPSGVLLAHYLLRRDEQYNVEIYERRSDPQTVPFSSARTFPLVLNQRGMTALSKVEGILAAIKAVSLESTGSLVHQKKGKTQFLPRKKPILILDRRRLVVTLLKMLTQQYSSDLRKAQQRSYRLKIHFDHQCKQVDFEAKTVTFENTAVNSIGEVTVGYDLLIGADGARSRVREQFLSTNQFELEKKYVPSAYKSIFLPAESAASLKAGYIHTWRSSDGIFATLVHDIDGLINGTVNFPRENNPIVNFSTKEQVWQFFREYLPEIAELLPESEVEAFLNRPISTILTIRCNRYHHGDSVLLIGDAAHATSPSLGQGCNASLEDVAFFDQLLDEYPNDIGEVLKQFTLRRKPDAHALVELSDYTFPLSSKLLFLELFIRLRTAQFMHQLFPRYFSPSLLQLLSETTIPYSEILNSHKGWISKVKQANEKFLERQRSPQHVRLN from the coding sequence ATGATCAAACGAGTTGTAATTGTAGGTGCAGGCCCGAGTGGAGTTCTTCTAGCTCACTATTTGCTACGTCGGGATGAACAGTATAATGTTGAGATCTATGAGCGTCGCAGTGATCCACAAACAGTTCCATTTTCCTCCGCTAGAACCTTTCCTCTTGTCCTCAATCAACGCGGAATGACGGCACTGAGCAAAGTTGAAGGGATTCTCGCAGCCATTAAGGCAGTAAGCTTAGAAAGTACTGGCTCACTCGTTCACCAAAAAAAAGGCAAAACGCAGTTCCTTCCAAGGAAAAAACCGATTCTGATTCTGGATCGCAGGCGATTGGTGGTCACACTGTTAAAAATGTTGACTCAACAGTATAGTAGCGATCTGCGCAAAGCGCAGCAGCGAAGCTATCGCCTCAAAATTCATTTTGACCATCAATGTAAGCAAGTTGATTTTGAAGCAAAAACAGTCACCTTTGAAAATACAGCAGTCAATTCTATAGGAGAAGTTACTGTTGGTTATGACTTATTAATTGGTGCAGATGGAGCGCGATCGCGAGTTAGAGAGCAGTTTCTCTCAACTAACCAATTCGAGTTAGAAAAAAAATACGTTCCCTCTGCTTACAAATCCATTTTTCTACCTGCTGAGAGTGCAGCATCATTGAAAGCAGGTTATATCCATACTTGGAGAAGTAGCGATGGAATTTTTGCTACCTTGGTGCATGATATAGATGGCTTGATAAATGGAACTGTTAACTTTCCTCGCGAGAACAACCCCATCGTCAATTTTTCTACAAAAGAACAAGTATGGCAATTCTTTCGTGAATACTTACCAGAAATTGCTGAGCTTTTACCAGAGTCGGAAGTCGAAGCATTTCTCAATCGTCCCATTTCAACTATTTTGACGATTCGTTGTAATCGCTACCATCATGGTGATAGCGTTTTACTAATTGGTGATGCTGCTCATGCTACCTCTCCTTCTTTGGGTCAAGGCTGTAATGCTTCCCTTGAAGATGTTGCTTTCTTTGATCAGTTATTAGATGAATATCCTAATGATATTGGGGAGGTACTCAAGCAATTTACCCTACGTCGAAAACCAGATGCTCATGCACTAGTTGAGCTAAGTGATTACACCTTTCCATTATCCAGTAAATTGCTGTTTTTAGAGTTATTTATAAGACTGCGAACTGCTCAATTTATGCATCAACTCTTTCCCAGATACTTTTCCCCCTCATTGTTACAACTTCTCTCTGAAACAACCATTCCCTACTCAGAAATTTTGAATTCCCACAAAGGTTGGATTTCTAAAGTAAAACAAGCGAACGAAAAGTTTTTAGAAAGACAACGATCACCGCAACACGTACGTTTAAATTGA
- a CDS encoding pentapeptide repeat-containing protein encodes MFSLQLRDVPKQLLSNSDSRSFKGQNLAGANFSYVDIRETDFRGANLN; translated from the coding sequence ATCTTCAGTCTACAGCTTAGGGATGTCCCAAAACAACTCCTGTCAAACTCAGATAGTCGTTCTTTTAAAGGTCAAAACCTTGCAGGGGCAAACTTTAGTTATGTAGATATTCGAGAGACGGATTTTAGGGGCGCGAATCTGAACTAA
- a CDS encoding FAD-binding oxidoreductase encodes MKALASCFTSIVGTENAVCWEDVPVTQQKSILQAISDEKPLAPKGALRKRVNASPTPPGCIVYPHTTEQLAQVITEAHRNKWRVLPCGSGSKLNWGGLVKDVDVVVSTERLNQLIEHAVGDLTVTVEAGMKFSHLQEMLANSGQFLAVDPITQDTATIGGIVATADTGSLRQRYGTVRDQLLGITFVRADGQIAKAGGRVVKNVAGYDLMKLFTGSFGTLGVISQVTFRVYPMHEISQTVVLTGDPKAISQSAGVLRGSALTPTQADLLSTKLVSGLGLGEGLGLVARFQSIAESVKEQSNRLLEVGEQLGLKGTIYSAADEADLWRILREQIDSSVNESAITCKIGVLPTSAVEVLTQADVGWIHIASGLGVLRFESDNQIDQLLGIRSLCQTNRGFLTILEAPVEVKQQLDVWGYTGNAEELMRRIKQQFDKECILSPGRFVGGI; translated from the coding sequence ATGAAAGCGCTAGCCTCTTGTTTTACATCTATTGTCGGCACAGAAAATGCTGTCTGTTGGGAAGATGTACCAGTCACTCAGCAAAAATCTATATTACAGGCGATCTCTGACGAGAAGCCGCTAGCCCCTAAGGGGGCGCTGCGCAAACGCGTCAACGCTTCCCCAACTCCTCCCGGTTGTATCGTCTACCCTCACACCACAGAACAGCTAGCGCAAGTCATCACAGAAGCACACCGTAACAAGTGGCGCGTTTTGCCATGCGGTAGTGGTAGTAAACTGAACTGGGGTGGGTTAGTCAAAGATGTTGACGTTGTAGTCAGCACAGAACGCCTGAATCAACTCATTGAACACGCCGTTGGTGATTTAACGGTGACAGTCGAAGCGGGAATGAAGTTTTCTCATCTCCAAGAAATGTTGGCAAACTCTGGGCAATTTCTCGCTGTTGACCCCATAACACAAGATACAGCAACCATTGGCGGTATTGTTGCTACCGCTGATACAGGTTCCTTACGGCAACGCTATGGTACTGTACGAGACCAACTCTTGGGAATTACCTTTGTACGTGCTGATGGACAAATCGCCAAAGCTGGCGGGAGAGTGGTGAAAAATGTTGCTGGATACGACTTGATGAAGTTGTTTACTGGGTCCTTTGGCACATTAGGGGTCATTAGTCAAGTGACGTTTCGTGTTTATCCTATGCACGAGATATCCCAGACGGTGGTGCTGACTGGTGATCCAAAGGCTATATCTCAAAGTGCTGGCGTCCTCAGAGGTTCTGCGTTGACACCAACCCAAGCTGATTTGCTATCAACAAAACTGGTGTCTGGCTTGGGATTAGGTGAAGGATTGGGATTAGTTGCTCGCTTTCAAAGTATAGCTGAGAGTGTCAAGGAACAGTCAAACCGACTTTTGGAAGTCGGGGAACAACTTGGGTTAAAAGGAACGATATATTCAGCGGCGGATGAAGCTGATTTATGGCGCATATTGCGAGAACAAATAGATTCTTCTGTTAATGAGTCGGCAATAACTTGCAAAATAGGAGTGTTACCGACTTCTGCTGTTGAAGTTTTGACTCAAGCAGATGTGGGTTGGATTCACATCGCTAGTGGTTTGGGGGTGTTGCGGTTTGAGAGTGACAACCAGATTGATCAGCTGTTGGGGATACGAAGTCTTTGTCAAACCAATCGCGGTTTCCTGACTATTTTGGAAGCACCTGTGGAGGTTAAGCAACAGTTGGATGTATGGGGCTACACTGGTAATGCTGAGGAGTTGATGCGTCGGATAAAACAGCAGTTTGATAAGGAATGTATTTTAAGTCCGGGTCGTTTTGTGGGTGGGATTTAG